In Streptomyces chartreusis, the following proteins share a genomic window:
- a CDS encoding ABC transporter substrate-binding protein has protein sequence MPGKSWKVIPSASRKTAAALAASASLALLATACTGSSESAANDDPNAKTTITFWHGWSAPAEVKAIQANVDAFEKAHPNITVKVVGNINDDKLNQALRAGGSNGPDVVSSFTTSNVGKFCSSGAFLDLKPFIEKSKLDLDKLIPKPMLDYTQFEGTRCALPLLGDAYGLYYNKDAFEKAGIKSPPKTWSEFAQVAKKLTVNKGDSYQQLGFMPTYHGYETVVDHYMSQWDHAYFDKDGKSSIAEDPAFAEMFTYQKKLIDDLGGFAKLEKYRNTFGDEWGAKHPFQTGQVAMQLDGEWRLGMAKDAGVDFEIGTAPMPVADDEADEYGKGFLSGTIIGIAPQSEKQNAAWELVKYLTTDTQAVVSFANAIHNVPSTFEALKSPDLKVDPGFKTFLDIAQNPHSNTPPASVNGSTYQTTLQDFGYQYESGKVKDLKAGLEKTAKQIDTDIEQAK, from the coding sequence ATGCCCGGAAAGTCCTGGAAAGTCATACCCTCAGCATCCCGGAAGACCGCCGCGGCGCTCGCCGCCTCCGCCTCCCTGGCCCTGCTCGCCACGGCCTGTACCGGCTCGTCGGAGTCCGCCGCGAACGACGACCCCAACGCCAAGACGACGATCACCTTCTGGCACGGCTGGAGCGCGCCCGCCGAGGTCAAGGCGATCCAGGCGAACGTCGACGCGTTCGAGAAGGCGCACCCGAACATCACGGTGAAGGTCGTCGGCAACATCAACGACGACAAGCTCAACCAGGCGCTGCGCGCGGGCGGTTCGAACGGGCCGGACGTGGTGTCGTCGTTCACGACCTCCAACGTCGGCAAGTTCTGCTCCTCCGGCGCCTTCCTCGACCTGAAGCCCTTCATCGAGAAGTCCAAGCTGGACCTCGACAAGCTCATCCCGAAGCCGATGCTGGACTACACCCAGTTCGAGGGCACCCGCTGCGCCCTGCCGCTGCTGGGCGACGCCTACGGCCTCTACTACAACAAGGACGCCTTCGAGAAGGCCGGCATCAAGTCGCCGCCGAAGACCTGGTCGGAGTTCGCGCAGGTCGCCAAGAAGCTGACCGTGAACAAGGGCGACAGCTACCAGCAGCTCGGGTTCATGCCGACGTACCACGGCTACGAGACGGTCGTGGACCACTACATGTCCCAGTGGGACCACGCCTACTTCGACAAGGACGGCAAGTCCAGCATCGCCGAGGACCCGGCGTTCGCGGAGATGTTCACGTACCAGAAGAAGCTCATCGACGACCTCGGCGGCTTCGCGAAGCTGGAGAAGTACCGCAACACCTTCGGTGACGAGTGGGGTGCCAAGCACCCGTTCCAGACCGGGCAGGTGGCCATGCAGCTCGACGGCGAGTGGCGGCTCGGGATGGCGAAGGACGCCGGCGTCGACTTCGAGATCGGCACCGCCCCGATGCCCGTCGCCGACGACGAGGCCGACGAGTACGGCAAGGGCTTCCTCTCGGGCACGATCATCGGCATCGCCCCGCAGAGCGAGAAGCAGAACGCGGCGTGGGAGCTGGTGAAGTACCTGACCACCGACACGCAGGCCGTGGTCTCCTTCGCCAACGCCATCCACAACGTGCCCTCCACGTTCGAGGCGCTGAAGTCGCCCGACCTGAAGGTCGACCCCGGTTTCAAGACGTTCCTGGACATCGCCCAGAACCCGCACTCGAACACGCCGCCGGCCTCCGTCAACGGCTCCACGTACCAGACGACGCTCCAGGACTTCGGCTACCAGTACGAGTCCGGCAAGGTGAAGGACCTCAAGGCCGGTCTGGAGAAGACCGCGAAGCAGATCGACACCGACATCGAGCAGGCGAAGTAG
- a CDS encoding MFS transporter, which produces MAGGRSLGRRFGWLWAAYAVSSLGTWLAFDAFSLLAVVVLDAGATEVSLLAASGLAVGAALAVPLGAWVEFRPKRPVMVAADLIRCAALLSLPVAFALDALDLGQLLLVSVAVAAADITFNAASGAYLKSLVPPRDLLVANGRFEATMWTATALGPPLGGAAFGMLGPMATVLANAVSFLLSALGIRAIGGEERMASPPDSPSERPRARDLRAGWRHLLAEPTLRPLFLNTVLVNSLIMASAPLLAVLMLGPLGFAPWQYGLAFAVPCLGGLLGSRLSRRLTARHGSRRILLAAGTLRACWPVGLALVGPGTPGLLLVMAVEFGLITCAGVFNPVLATSRLEMTPPDRVTRTLAAWSISTRTATAATTALWGWLAALTGPRTAIALAGALLLATPLLLPWHEHDRRVGALK; this is translated from the coding sequence GTGGCGGGCGGGCGGTCGTTGGGGCGGCGGTTCGGGTGGCTGTGGGCGGCCTACGCGGTCAGTTCGCTCGGGACGTGGCTGGCCTTCGACGCGTTCTCGTTGCTCGCGGTCGTCGTGCTGGACGCCGGGGCGACCGAGGTGTCGCTGCTGGCGGCCTCGGGGCTCGCGGTGGGGGCGGCGCTGGCGGTGCCGCTCGGGGCGTGGGTGGAGTTCCGCCCGAAGCGGCCGGTGATGGTCGCGGCGGATCTCATCCGGTGCGCGGCGCTGCTGAGCCTGCCCGTCGCGTTCGCGCTGGACGCGCTCGATCTCGGGCAACTGCTGCTGGTGTCGGTGGCGGTGGCCGCGGCGGACATCACCTTCAACGCGGCGAGCGGCGCGTATCTGAAGTCCCTCGTGCCGCCGCGGGACCTGCTCGTGGCGAACGGCCGCTTCGAGGCCACGATGTGGACGGCCACGGCACTGGGCCCGCCGCTGGGCGGCGCGGCGTTCGGGATGCTCGGCCCGATGGCGACGGTACTGGCGAACGCAGTGAGCTTCCTCCTCTCGGCACTCGGCATCAGGGCGATCGGCGGCGAGGAAAGGATGGCGTCCCCTCCTGACTCCCCCTCAGAGCGGCCCCGGGCGCGGGACCTGCGGGCCGGCTGGCGGCATCTGCTCGCCGAGCCCACCCTGCGCCCGCTGTTCCTCAACACCGTCCTGGTGAACTCCCTGATCATGGCGTCGGCTCCGCTGCTCGCCGTCCTCATGCTCGGCCCGCTCGGCTTCGCCCCCTGGCAGTACGGCCTCGCCTTCGCCGTGCCCTGCCTGGGCGGCCTGCTGGGCTCGCGGCTGTCCCGGCGTCTGACCGCCCGGCACGGCAGCCGCCGGATCCTGCTCGCCGCCGGCACCCTGCGCGCCTGCTGGCCCGTCGGCCTGGCCCTCGTCGGCCCGGGCACCCCCGGCCTCCTCCTGGTCATGGCCGTGGAGTTCGGCCTGATCACCTGCGCCGGCGTCTTCAACCCCGTGCTCGCCACCTCCCGCCTGGAGATGACCCCGCCGGACCGCGTCACCCGCACCCTCGCCGCGTGGTCGATCAGCACCAGGACCGCGACCGCTGCGACCACCGCGCTGTGGGGATGGCTGGCGGCCCTGACCGGCCCGCGCACGGCGATCGCCCTCGCCGGCGCCCTGTTGCTGGCGACGCCCCTTCTGCTCCCATGGCATGAGCACGATCGGCGGGTCGGCGCCCTCAAGTAA
- a CDS encoding mechanosensitive ion channel family protein, protein MSLSAVLLAADPSPTPSETTTPAVPSIRDAHESAAEAASWVEQNWSTWLAISLRVLLILVIAGVLRVFVRRAITKLIDRMNRTAQAVDGTALGGLLVNVERRRQRSQAIGSVLRSVASFLIMGTAALMVLATFEINLAPLLASAGVAGVAIGFGARNLVTDFLSGVFMILEDQYGVGDSIDAGVASGEVIEVGLRVTKLRGDNGEIWYVRNGEVKRIGNLSQGWSTAGVDVTVRSSEDLDRVREVVGEVAERMSKEEPWNELLWGPIEVLGLDSVLLDSMVVRVSAKTMPGKALTVERELRWRIKRAFDAADIPIVGRAPVLVEEASSADPTAGMAAPSAYSNTTSPQSQAATPLTPPSVTK, encoded by the coding sequence GTGTCCCTGTCCGCCGTCCTACTGGCCGCCGACCCGTCCCCGACGCCCTCGGAGACGACGACCCCGGCGGTCCCCTCGATCCGGGACGCCCACGAGAGCGCGGCCGAGGCCGCGAGCTGGGTCGAGCAGAACTGGAGCACCTGGCTCGCGATCAGCCTCCGGGTCCTGCTGATCCTGGTGATCGCGGGAGTGCTGAGAGTCTTCGTGCGGCGGGCGATCACCAAGCTCATAGACAGGATGAACCGCACCGCCCAGGCGGTGGACGGCACGGCTCTGGGCGGCCTGCTGGTCAACGTCGAGCGGCGCCGTCAGCGTTCGCAGGCGATCGGCTCGGTGCTCCGCTCGGTGGCCAGCTTCCTGATCATGGGCACGGCCGCCCTGATGGTTCTGGCCACCTTCGAGATCAACCTCGCCCCGCTGCTGGCGTCCGCCGGTGTCGCGGGCGTGGCGATCGGCTTCGGCGCCCGCAACCTGGTCACCGACTTCCTCTCCGGCGTCTTCATGATCCTCGAGGACCAGTACGGCGTCGGCGACTCGATCGACGCGGGCGTGGCCTCCGGCGAGGTCATCGAGGTCGGCCTGCGCGTGACGAAGCTGCGCGGCGACAACGGCGAGATCTGGTACGTCCGCAACGGCGAGGTCAAGCGCATCGGCAACCTCTCGCAGGGCTGGTCGACGGCCGGCGTGGACGTCACCGTCCGCTCCTCGGAGGACCTGGACAGGGTCCGGGAGGTCGTCGGCGAGGTCGCCGAGCGGATGAGCAAGGAAGAGCCCTGGAACGAGCTGCTGTGGGGCCCGATCGAGGTGCTCGGCCTGGACAGCGTGCTGCTGGACTCCATGGTGGTCCGCGTCTCGGCGAAGACCATGCCGGGCAAGGCCCTGACGGTGGAGCGCGAACTGCGCTGGCGCATCAAGCGCGCCTTCGACGCCGCCGACATCCCGATCGTCGGCCGCGCTCCCGTCCTGGTCGAGGAGGCGAGCTCGGCCGACCCGACGGCGGGCATGGCCGCGCCCTCGGCCTACTCCAACACCACCTCGCCCCAGTCCCAGGCGGCCACACCGCTGACGCCGCCGAGCGTGACGAAGTAG
- a CDS encoding ROK family transcriptional regulator, whose amino-acid sequence MAGTAGTPGTPRVLRAMNDRAALDLLLEHGQLSRTRIGKLTGLSKPTASQLLARLEAAGLVLATGTTEGRPGPNAQLYEVNPTAAYAAGLDVTPERILAAVSDITGRTVGSYELPTPGRRPAQPVVRQVTDALDGAVKAAGLARDDVHRLVIGTPGAFDPNTGRLRYASHLPGWHTPALLDELAAALPMPVEYENDVNLVAVAEQRLGAARGHEDFVLLWNEGGLGAALVLGGRLHRGWTGGAGEVGFLPVPGTPLVRQVTKANSGGYQELAGSQAIPRLAREIGMSSVPSTPYAEAAATLVERAAREDTALNRLLLQTYATRLATGLASLVSVLDPELVVLSGASLTAGGEVLRALVQSELEELAASRPRLVVGDVHEHPVLRGALESALATTRDEVFNTSR is encoded by the coding sequence ATGGCAGGAACCGCCGGTACGCCGGGCACCCCGCGCGTCCTGCGCGCCATGAACGACCGTGCCGCCCTGGACCTCCTCCTGGAGCACGGACAGCTGTCCCGCACCCGGATCGGCAAGCTCACCGGCCTGTCCAAGCCGACCGCCTCCCAGCTGCTGGCCCGCCTGGAGGCCGCCGGCCTCGTCCTGGCGACCGGCACGACGGAGGGCCGCCCCGGCCCCAACGCCCAGCTGTACGAGGTCAACCCGACCGCCGCGTACGCCGCCGGGCTCGACGTCACCCCCGAACGCATCCTCGCCGCCGTCTCCGACATCACGGGCCGCACGGTCGGGTCGTACGAACTGCCCACCCCCGGCAGACGCCCCGCCCAGCCCGTGGTCCGGCAGGTCACCGACGCGCTCGACGGCGCGGTGAAGGCGGCGGGACTGGCCCGCGACGACGTCCACCGGCTCGTCATCGGCACCCCCGGCGCCTTCGACCCCAACACGGGCCGGCTGCGCTACGCCTCCCACCTCCCCGGCTGGCACACCCCCGCGCTCCTGGACGAACTGGCGGCGGCCCTGCCGATGCCGGTGGAGTACGAGAACGACGTCAACCTCGTGGCGGTGGCCGAGCAGCGGCTCGGCGCGGCCCGCGGTCACGAGGACTTCGTGCTGCTGTGGAACGAGGGCGGTCTCGGTGCCGCCCTGGTCCTCGGCGGCCGGCTGCACCGCGGCTGGACCGGCGGTGCGGGCGAGGTGGGCTTCCTGCCTGTTCCCGGCACGCCCCTGGTCCGCCAGGTGACCAAGGCCAACAGCGGCGGCTACCAGGAACTGGCCGGTTCCCAGGCCATCCCGCGCCTCGCACGCGAGATCGGCATGTCGTCGGTCCCGTCGACGCCGTACGCCGAGGCCGCCGCCACCCTCGTCGAGCGGGCCGCCCGGGAGGACACCGCCCTCAACCGGCTGCTCCTGCAGACCTACGCGACCCGGCTGGCCACCGGTCTGGCCTCCCTGGTCTCCGTCCTCGACCCCGAACTGGTCGTCCTCAGCGGCGCCTCCCTGACCGCCGGCGGCGAGGTGCTGCGTGCCCTCGTCCAGTCCGAGCTGGAGGAACTGGCCGCGTCCAGGCCCCGGCTCGTCGTCGGCGACGTACATGAACACCCAGTGCTGCGGGGCGCGTTGGAGAGCGCGTTGGCGACCACGCGCGACGAGGTCTTCAACACCTCACGCTGA
- a CDS encoding 6-phospho-beta-glucosidase: MKLTVVGGGSTYTPELIDGFARLRDTLPIEELVLMDPAQDRLELVGGLARRIFTRQAHNGTITTTTDLDKAVDGADAVLLQLRVGGQAAREQDETWPLECGCVGQETTGAGGLAKALRTVPIVLDIAERVRRANPTAWIIDFTNPVGIVTRALLQEGHKAVGLCNVAIGFQRKFAAMLGVSASDVHLDHVGLNHLTWETGVRLGGPEGENVLPKLLTDHTEAIAADLRLPRAVLDRLGVVPSYYLRYYYAHDEVVRELRTKPSRAAEVAEMERKLLALYADPALDEKPELLAKRGGAYYSEAAVDLAAALLNGAGSPYQVVNAHNNGTLPFLPDDAVIEVQAAVGRQGATPLPVSHIDPLYAGLMAQVTAYEDLALDAALHGGRTRVFKALLSHPLIGQYEYAERLTDELIAHNREHLAWA; the protein is encoded by the coding sequence GTGAAACTCACCGTGGTCGGCGGAGGTTCGACCTACACCCCCGAACTCATCGACGGCTTCGCCCGCCTCCGGGACACCCTCCCCATAGAGGAACTGGTCCTGATGGACCCGGCGCAGGACCGCCTGGAACTGGTCGGCGGCCTGGCCCGCCGCATCTTCACCCGCCAGGCCCACAACGGCACGATCACCACCACCACGGACCTGGACAAGGCGGTGGACGGCGCCGACGCGGTCCTCCTCCAGCTCCGCGTGGGCGGCCAGGCGGCCCGCGAGCAGGACGAGACCTGGCCCCTGGAATGCGGCTGCGTGGGCCAGGAGACAACCGGAGCCGGCGGCCTGGCGAAGGCCCTGCGCACGGTCCCGATCGTCCTCGACATCGCGGAGCGCGTCCGCCGCGCCAACCCCACCGCCTGGATCATCGACTTCACCAACCCGGTCGGCATCGTGACCCGGGCCCTGCTCCAGGAGGGCCACAAGGCGGTCGGCCTGTGCAACGTGGCGATCGGCTTCCAGCGCAAGTTCGCGGCGATGCTGGGCGTGTCCGCCTCCGACGTCCACCTCGACCACGTGGGCCTCAACCACCTCACCTGGGAGACCGGGGTACGGCTGGGCGGCCCCGAGGGCGAGAACGTCCTGCCGAAGCTGCTCACCGACCACACCGAGGCGATCGCCGCGGACCTGCGCCTCCCCCGAGCCGTACTGGACCGCCTGGGCGTCGTCCCCTCCTACTACCTGCGTTACTACTACGCGCACGACGAGGTGGTCCGCGAGCTGCGCACCAAACCGTCCCGTGCCGCCGAAGTGGCCGAAATGGAAAGAAAGTTGCTGGCTCTGTACGCCGACCCGGCCCTCGACGAGAAGCCGGAGCTGCTCGCCAAGCGGGGCGGGGCGTACTACTCCGAGGCGGCGGTCGACCTGGCCGCTGCGCTGCTGAACGGTGCGGGCAGCCCGTACCAGGTGGTGAACGCCCACAACAACGGGACGCTGCCCTTCCTCCCCGACGACGCGGTGATCGAGGTGCAGGCGGCGGTCGGCAGGCAGGGCGCGACCCCGCTCCCCGTCTCCCACATCGACCCCCTGTACGCGGGTCTGATGGCCCAGGTGACGGCGTACGAGGACCTGGCCCTCGACGCGGCCCTGCACGGCGGCCGCACCCGCGTCTTCAAGGCGCTGCTGTCGCACCCCCTCATCGGCCAGTACGAGTACGCGGAACGACTCACCGACGAACTCATCGCACACAACCGGGAGCATCTCGCGTGGGCATGA
- a CDS encoding FtsX-like permease family protein: MSTDLRLAWLLTRGSDRREWWRVALTAVGAALATGIGLAFATIASIRGHYSVSVGSGLLDAASDRQGVMVTLLMLLVPVLGFLGQCARVGAVHRDRRLAALRLAGATPAQVRRIAALEAGLACLAGSALATAVSVPLLLSLWQHPEPLAWVGVALVAVAVPVLGAAVSALALRRVVASPLGWVRRVRPTRGPGRVFGALTVLLVVPAAYVGLNTYRGNRLGIALGPLTVFATSLLLGAAAVWLAGWSSRRLGTALAARAQRPALLIAAERLRDDPWATARTHAAVLLVTVVGTAFAGIRAVMLHIVNGTTQLSERNAYYTTGLDLTGAAILLALALTLSALAVGTAESLASRRRGLAAQAAAGVPQSVLGRALLLETALPLAPAVLLAGAGGTAIYAGWAELIDDAVGPVPLLPVLVPVAVYAACLLAAAMSLPLLRRSVRPAELRYA; encoded by the coding sequence ATGAGCACCGATCTCCGGCTGGCCTGGCTGCTCACCCGGGGATCGGACCGGCGCGAGTGGTGGCGGGTCGCGCTCACCGCGGTCGGCGCGGCCCTCGCGACCGGCATCGGGCTCGCGTTCGCGACGATCGCCTCGATCAGGGGCCATTACTCGGTGTCGGTCGGCTCAGGACTCCTCGATGCCGCCAGTGACCGCCAGGGCGTGATGGTCACGCTGCTGATGCTGCTGGTGCCGGTGCTCGGGTTCCTCGGGCAGTGCGCCCGCGTGGGGGCCGTGCACCGCGACCGGCGCCTTGCGGCACTGCGGCTCGCGGGTGCCACGCCCGCTCAGGTGCGGCGGATCGCGGCGCTGGAGGCGGGGCTGGCCTGTCTCGCCGGGTCGGCCCTGGCGACGGCGGTCTCCGTCCCCCTCCTGCTGAGCCTGTGGCAGCACCCCGAGCCCCTGGCCTGGGTCGGAGTGGCCCTCGTCGCCGTGGCCGTCCCGGTGCTCGGCGCGGCCGTGAGCGCGCTGGCGCTGCGCCGCGTGGTGGCCTCGCCCCTGGGCTGGGTACGGCGGGTGCGCCCGACCCGGGGGCCGGGGAGGGTGTTCGGCGCCCTGACCGTGCTCCTGGTGGTGCCGGCCGCCTACGTCGGTCTGAACACGTACCGCGGCAACCGGCTCGGCATCGCCCTCGGGCCGCTGACGGTGTTCGCCACGAGTCTGCTGCTCGGCGCCGCGGCCGTCTGGCTGGCGGGCTGGTCCTCGCGGCGGCTCGGCACCGCTCTGGCCGCGCGCGCCCAGCGCCCCGCGCTGCTGATCGCGGCGGAGCGACTGCGGGACGACCCGTGGGCGACGGCCCGCACCCATGCCGCGGTACTGCTCGTGACGGTCGTCGGTACGGCCTTCGCCGGGATCCGCGCGGTGATGCTGCACATCGTGAACGGCACCACCCAGCTGTCCGAGCGCAACGCGTACTACACCACCGGCCTCGACCTCACCGGCGCCGCGATCCTGCTCGCGCTGGCGCTGACTCTGTCGGCCCTGGCCGTCGGCACGGCCGAGTCGCTGGCCTCCCGTCGCCGGGGACTGGCCGCGCAGGCCGCGGCGGGCGTGCCGCAGAGCGTGCTGGGACGGGCGCTGCTGCTGGAGACCGCGCTGCCGCTCGCCCCGGCGGTGCTGCTCGCGGGCGCCGGCGGCACGGCGATCTACGCCGGCTGGGCCGAGCTGATCGACGACGCGGTCGGACCCGTACCGCTGCTGCCCGTGCTGGTCCCGGTGGCCGTGTACGCCGCCTGCCTGCTGGCCGCGGCCATGTCACTGCCGCTGCTGCGCCGCTCGGTCCGGCCCGCGGAGCTGCGGTACGCCTGA
- a CDS encoding carbohydrate ABC transporter permease: MTQVLDKPVRLDPPSVAERTARRKALLEWIAVHSLGVAAALFFTLPFVFVVLTSLMSDQQALTRDLVPDTWEWGNYTKVFDTPGFLTWWKNTLIYAGLGTVLTVVSSIPVAYALAKFRFRGRNTALMLVISMMMLPPQVVIIPMYLFWAKQLDLSGTLWPLIIPMAFGDAFSIFLLRQFLMTIPNEYLDAAKVDGCGELRTLLRVVLPMAKPGIAAVALFQFFYAWNDYFGPQIYASENPGAWTLSYGLESFKGAHHTDWNLTMAATVLVMAPVILVFFFAQKAFVEGVTLTGVKG, from the coding sequence ATGACCCAAGTGCTGGACAAGCCGGTGCGGCTGGACCCCCCGTCCGTCGCCGAGCGCACGGCCCGCCGCAAGGCACTCCTGGAGTGGATAGCGGTCCATTCCCTCGGCGTCGCGGCGGCGCTGTTCTTCACCCTGCCCTTCGTCTTCGTCGTCCTGACCTCGCTGATGAGCGACCAGCAGGCACTCACCCGCGACCTGGTCCCGGACACCTGGGAATGGGGCAACTACACCAAGGTCTTCGACACCCCCGGCTTCCTGACCTGGTGGAAGAACACTCTGATCTACGCGGGCCTCGGCACGGTCCTCACCGTGGTCTCCTCGATCCCCGTGGCCTACGCGCTCGCCAAGTTCCGCTTCCGAGGCCGCAACACAGCCCTCATGCTGGTCATCTCGATGATGATGCTGCCGCCCCAGGTGGTCATCATCCCGATGTACCTGTTCTGGGCGAAGCAGCTGGACCTCTCGGGAACCCTGTGGCCCCTGATCATCCCGATGGCGTTCGGGGACGCGTTCTCGATCTTCCTGCTGCGCCAGTTCCTGATGACGATCCCGAACGAGTACCTGGACGCGGCGAAGGTGGACGGCTGCGGCGAACTGCGCACGCTCCTTCGGGTGGTCCTCCCCATGGCGAAGCCGGGCATAGCCGCGGTGGCCCTCTTCCAGTTCTTCTACGCGTGGAACGACTACTTCGGGCCCCAGATCTACGCCTCCGAGAACCCCGGCGCCTGGACGCTCTCCTACGGCCTGGAGTCGTTCAAGGGCGCCCACCACACCGACTGGAACCTGACCATGGCCGCGACCGTGCTGGTCATGGCCCCCGTGATCCTCGTGTTCTTCTTCGCCCAGAAGGCGTTCGTAGAGGGCGTCACGCTCACCGGAGTAAAGGGTTGA
- a CDS encoding ABC transporter ATP-binding protein, producing MSNQEDGAVPLLAARDLVKAHGRTEALRGATVELRPGEILAVTGASGSGKSTLLHCLAGIVRPDSGAVTYGGERLDRLPERRLSELRRTEFGVVFQFGQLIPELTALDNVALPLLLGGARRQEAQSSAGEWLERFGVRGQEELRPGEMSGGQAQRVALARALVTGPKVVFADEPTGALDSLASEQVMSALTHTARESGTAVLLITHDAQVAAYADREVRLADGAVLPLEVGV from the coding sequence ATGAGCAACCAAGAGGACGGCGCGGTACCGCTTCTGGCGGCCCGTGACCTCGTCAAGGCGCACGGCAGGACCGAGGCCCTGCGCGGCGCCACGGTCGAGCTGCGGCCCGGCGAGATCCTCGCCGTCACCGGCGCGAGCGGCAGCGGGAAGTCCACGCTCCTGCACTGCCTGGCCGGCATCGTCCGCCCGGACTCCGGCGCGGTGACGTACGGCGGCGAGCGGCTCGACCGGCTGCCCGAGCGGCGGCTGAGCGAGCTGCGGCGTACGGAGTTCGGGGTGGTCTTCCAGTTCGGGCAGCTGATCCCGGAGCTGACGGCCCTGGACAACGTGGCGCTGCCGCTGCTGCTCGGCGGTGCCCGGCGGCAGGAGGCGCAGTCCAGTGCCGGTGAGTGGCTGGAGCGGTTCGGGGTGCGCGGCCAGGAGGAGCTGCGGCCCGGCGAGATGAGCGGCGGCCAGGCCCAGCGGGTGGCCCTGGCCCGGGCCCTGGTCACCGGCCCGAAGGTGGTCTTCGCGGACGAGCCGACCGGGGCCCTGGACTCCCTGGCGAGCGAGCAGGTGATGTCGGCGCTCACGCACACGGCCCGCGAGTCGGGCACGGCCGTACTGCTGATCACCCACGACGCCCAGGTGGCGGCGTACGCGGACCGCGAGGTCCGGCTGGCGGACGGCGCCGTGCTGCCGCTGGAGGTGGGGGTATGA
- a CDS encoding carbohydrate ABC transporter permease — MSTHTLRAKRRRSALRTVAFLSPWLIGFGVFFAYPLVSTVYFSFMKYDGFGTPVFRGLGNWAYVFNDYPLFWPALRNTLWLVLVMVTCRVVFGLGVGLLITKIKTGTGVFRTLFYLPYLAPPVAATLAFVFLLNPGTGPVNSVLDSLGLPTPGWFTDPAWSKPALTSLALWGVGDLMVIFMAALLDVPKEQYEAAELDGTSAWQRFRYVTLPNISPIVMFAVVTGVIQTMQYYTQPLVAGKVASGIIGGSGQQFEPGYPDKSTLTLPQLVYNLGFQRFDYGSACVVALVLFALAMAFTALLMRRRGGLIQAGD, encoded by the coding sequence ATGTCCACGCACACTCTCCGCGCGAAGCGCCGCAGGTCGGCGCTTCGGACGGTGGCCTTCCTGTCACCGTGGCTCATCGGGTTCGGCGTCTTCTTCGCCTATCCGCTGGTGTCCACCGTGTACTTCTCCTTCATGAAGTACGACGGCTTCGGCACACCGGTGTTCCGCGGCCTGGGCAACTGGGCCTACGTCTTCAACGACTACCCGCTGTTCTGGCCCGCCCTGCGCAACACGCTCTGGCTCGTCCTGGTGATGGTGACCTGCCGGGTGGTCTTCGGCCTCGGCGTGGGCCTGCTGATCACCAAGATCAAGACCGGCACGGGCGTCTTCCGGACCCTGTTCTACCTGCCCTACCTGGCCCCGCCGGTCGCGGCGACCCTCGCCTTCGTCTTCCTCCTCAACCCCGGTACCGGGCCGGTGAACTCGGTCCTCGACAGCCTGGGTCTGCCGACCCCCGGCTGGTTCACGGACCCCGCCTGGTCCAAGCCGGCCCTCACCTCGCTCGCGCTGTGGGGAGTGGGCGACCTCATGGTCATCTTCATGGCCGCGCTGCTCGACGTACCGAAGGAGCAGTACGAGGCCGCCGAGCTGGACGGGACCTCCGCCTGGCAACGGTTCCGCTACGTCACCCTGCCGAACATCTCGCCGATCGTGATGTTCGCCGTGGTCACGGGCGTGATCCAGACCATGCAGTACTACACCCAGCCCTTGGTGGCCGGGAAGGTCGCCTCCGGCATCATCGGCGGCTCCGGCCAGCAGTTCGAGCCGGGCTACCCCGACAAGTCGACCCTCACCCTCCCCCAGCTCGTCTACAACCTCGGCTTCCAGCGCTTCGACTACGGCTCGGCCTGTGTGGTCGCACTCGTACTGTTCGCCCTCGCCATGGCGTTCACCGCGCTGCTGATGCGGCGCCGGGGCGGACTGATCCAGGCAGGTGACTGA
- a CDS encoding HNH endonuclease: MPHVLVLNASYEPLGVVPLRRALVLVLENKAVCLEESGAFMHSATVTVPAPSVVRLKRFVRVPYRGPVPLTRRALFARDGGRCMYCGGVATSVDHVIPRSRGGKHVWDNVVASCRRCNHVKADRHLFEIGWRLRHKPAPPTGLAWRIIGTGHRDPRWLPYLQPFGADDAMARIDGISA, translated from the coding sequence GTGCCGCATGTCCTGGTCCTCAACGCGTCGTACGAGCCACTCGGCGTCGTACCGCTCCGCCGCGCGCTCGTCCTCGTCCTCGAGAACAAGGCCGTATGCCTCGAGGAGTCCGGCGCCTTCATGCACAGCGCAACCGTCACAGTCCCCGCACCCAGCGTGGTCCGGCTCAAGCGATTCGTCCGGGTTCCCTATCGGGGGCCCGTTCCTCTTACCCGCAGGGCGCTCTTCGCCCGCGACGGGGGCCGGTGCATGTACTGCGGTGGCGTCGCAACCAGCGTCGACCATGTCATTCCGCGCAGCCGCGGGGGCAAGCACGTCTGGGACAACGTGGTGGCGTCGTGCCGCCGCTGCAACCACGTGAAGGCCGACCGACACCTCTTCGAGATCGGCTGGCGGCTGCGCCACAAACCCGCTCCACCCACCGGACTCGCCTGGCGCATCATCGGCACCGGGCATAGGGACCCGCGCTGGTTGCCGTACTTGCAACCATTCGGCGCGGACGACGCCATGGCCCGGATCGACGGCATTTCCGCCTGA